Genomic segment of Apium graveolens strain L.+W99A mitochondrion, complete genome:
CGCTGCCGTCTCGTACAAAGTAACTGAAAGGTAGATTGCCCGTAAGCCAAGAGGTGTGGTGAAGTACGTGCTGAGCGGGCGAAAGTTTTGCTTTCTAGGATCGAGATGTTGCCACTCATTTCCTTACTTCTTCGGTGGATCCCTCTTGTTCCTGTTTAGTCCCCTTCGTTTCGGAAGATGTTTCTATTTCTACATCTGTTTCTTCCTGACTTTCCCACCCTTTCTTTGAACCCTGTCAATGAGCGTTGAACCGTTGTTTTAAAAAAGTATAAAGAACACTGTCACACAGAACTATAAAACGCTTTTCTTTCGTGAAACTGGTCCTCCGATATCATCGAATCCTTGTATCTATCTACAAAGAAAAATACATATATCACCCTTATACCCCTTATAGAGATAAGACTGGCCTATCTCTATAGTGAATTCTATCCAGGGTTCTATCATCTATAGAGTGTGGACGCTGGCTACTAGAACTAGCGGTCGTAGGGCAGCATGGAGCTGAGTTAGGCACTTCATGTTTAAAACATTCCAATCCATCTACAGGGGACCCTCTCACAGGGCTAATTTATGGATGCCCAATCCCGGAAAGTATCAGAGGCTGTCGAGCGATCCAGCCTCTCCCTGCATATATGGGTAGTCTAGTACACCACGGTCACAGCGGTGGCGGCCTCATAGTACACCAACGTGCCGGTGTTACTATGCTAAAATCCAAGGCTTATACTCTGGCTTTTAATCTGACCAAATCATATGTTCTGTTCATATATGTCTGTTGATTCTGGATCTAATGTTACTCCTTCAGTCTCTGTTTTGCTATATCGTTATACCACCAGTCGGAATATGAGATCTACGATAGCTTTTCTCAAGAAAAATATTCTGACATCGGGTGTAGCTAGATTACCCGATAAGGTTGCACACCTCTCTCTGGGTAATGATCAACCATCTGATGAATCATCATCCTCCAATGTTGTCTCACGTCGTATTCCTCGTAATATTACGATTAATCGAAATAGAACTCAGATAATGCCTAAGAGTGTTCTGGGTTCCCATATGTCGTATGTCTGTAATTACATGAATAATATTCGTTCTGAAGCGCACTTCAAAGTAAATCCTCCTGTGTTGACTTTTCCTCATGGTTTGATAGACTGTCTATTCGAAAGTAAAAGAACAACCTTTATGGGTTTAGGATATCGTTTTAATCCAGGCCAATCAGAGTTTATCATGCATGATGCTCGATTTCCATCTAGGTTGATGAAGATGAGTTACACTTGCTGGATGAATTCGCTTCATTTATCCATGAGTAAGAAGATGTTATCGGCACGGGAGTTGTGTTCGTTTAGTCGCCAGGATGGAATGAGAAGTGTCTTAGATTTGAATTACTATAAAAACTTAGTGGAGGTTATAACCCTCTTTAATGGTACCTTTGGACGTTTTTTAATATTAACCTGTTCGGGGATTGGTTGCACAGTGTGGTATAAATTTTTCCCATGTATTGATGGTCAAGTTCCTATGGAGCTCTTTACACCTATCGTCTCATATGATCCTATCAACAATATGGACCTTTTGGATCCCTCCTACAATTGTGTTGAGTTTACAGCTCAAAAGGATATATCTGAGAAGATCAAATCATCATTTGCGAATGTTCCCCCGTTTTCTGGGATGAATATCCCGGCTAGTGGTGTGGTTCTTCGGAATGTATGTTTAGGCATAATGATTGCCTTCTTAATTACTACAGGTGTAGTAGATATGAGTAATGTAATGAACAATGTATAGAAGGATCAAAATGGGCATTGTACTTCATTCACTTAGTGTGTCTAACGTCTTACGTTCTCAAAACAACAACCTTGAAGATTGTATTCTAAAGCGCTTTAACTCGTCTTTATGTAGACGTGAACAGCTATTGGAAGATATTCTCTTTGTTTATAACGATTTAACTACAACTACAAGATGGTCTATGCCTCTTGATCAATTCGAATCAATTCTACGACAAATAGCATCGGATGAATACCATCTATCTCCACTAAGATATCTTCTTATCCCGGAGTATGCTTTTCAAAAGTCTTTTGTCGAAGAACTGGTATTATCATACCCTGATATCATGTTTCGAAAATGTCGACAGCATCCTGGTTCTATAGAGGTTCTTTTACCGCATAATGATGATGTAGTGGTCTACACTGGTTTAGCACGTTTCTTGTATCGTCTCTCTTGTGGTAGCTTACCGCATAATGAGGAATGCCGAATATTGAATCAATCAAGTATCGAGTCATTCTATAAAAGTCTTCTAGGTAGAAGGGTTCAAAGGTTGTACTCTATTGAATTAGATGAATCCTTGAATTTCATTCAAAAAAGGCTTTTATTAGAGACGCTGTCTCCTATCCTTCTTGATAGGTCTGTCTATAGACTCATATCAGAGTTATTGGAACTCAATATCTTCTATAAGGATATGTAT
This window contains:
- the orf343a gene encoding hypothetical protein, which produces MYRRIKMGIVLHSLSVSNVLRSQNNNLEDCILKRFNSSLCRREQLLEDILFVYNDLTTTTRWSMPLDQFESILRQIASDEYHLSPLRYLLIPEYAFQKSFVEELVLSYPDIMFRKCRQHPGSIEVLLPHNDDVVVYTGLARFLYRLSCGSLPHNEECRILNQSSIESFYKSLLGRRVQRLYSIELDESLNFIQKRLLLETLSPILLDRSVYRLISELLELNIFYKDMYYPPSPYGIPTLGEICRVLFNLFLAESFDLGFARKYPSIEFERYYDTVFIFIKDDEQEQAFSGIEDMLADLDLINGYIKSIDTLGCMYSRIGLVKKVLRIAPDGTLERGEDRFDCI
- the orf340a gene encoding hypothetical protein, coding for MFCSYMSVDSGSNVTPSVSVLLYRYTTSRNMRSTIAFLKKNILTSGVARLPDKVAHLSLGNDQPSDESSSSNVVSRRIPRNITINRNRTQIMPKSVLGSHMSYVCNYMNNIRSEAHFKVNPPVLTFPHGLIDCLFESKRTTFMGLGYRFNPGQSEFIMHDARFPSRLMKMSYTCWMNSLHLSMSKKMLSARELCSFSRQDGMRSVLDLNYYKNLVEVITLFNGTFGRFLILTCSGIGCTVWYKFFPCIDGQVPMELFTPIVSYDPINNMDLLDPSYNCVEFTAQKDISEKIKSSFANVPPFSGMNIPASGVVLRNVCLGIMIAFLITTGVVDMSNVMNNV